In Oryzias melastigma strain HK-1 linkage group LG10, ASM292280v2, whole genome shotgun sequence, the genomic window GCTTTCCCTATGTCTGCTCGCCAAGTGTGAAAGGCCCTGGCCAGAAAGAACATTGTTCTTGGAGAACAAATGTTTGGCATCCTGCTGAGATTAAACCAGTTTTCTGTTGTCTATTAGTGAAAATTAAAGAAGCAGCTGAACAGTTAACTCTattatttccttgtttttagTAATTACTTATCAAATTGCTGACTATTTAATCTTATatagatataaaaaaacagactttatagttggatttacaaatatatttctattcATTCTATTTAGGGCCAACATTTTATGGCATTTTCTAAGAGCTGATATTTGAGCATTTGAAACTGTGAAAGAGAACATGCTGCTATGACTGAGTTTAAAGGGCGATACTGACGCCAGCGGAACTATTCATGTTTGCATTACATTTTCACAGGTTTCTGGAATAAAAATGCACATGTTGATGTCCCACGAACACATAGAGGCAAAAATAATGAGCACTTTCATGCCTCTGTATCAGCTGCAGTCGTAATGGATGTCTGTGGATCCATCTGTATCAgggcttgttttttgttttttttacagccaAAACGGTtcctgaaaaatgtaaaatgctgGCGCACATTTGcttggaaaacatttttcccatcagcttaaaaaaatataaaaatcatgCAATAATTATGGCAGCAGTTTGCACAAATGTTGCATTAATTATGCAATTGTGACATTTAGACTCCGGGaggcaaaataataatttcacacAGACATTATGAGTATAACCAGTTATGTTAGagcatatatttttataaacatttatttgtcttttgattaaagaaaaatctgttaatcctttaacacctaTTGATGTCAGTGTGAACTTACCGTATTTGAGaatctacttgaaagcaaaaatgtaagtaaaacatcttttgtcatttcttgaaataaattgAGGCATCACGGGGTTTCAGAATGTAGAAAGAGATTATTTTTGAGACTTTCAgctcagattaaaataaacagaaaaaaatgtgtaatcaaTTAAGGTTAAAAATGATTGTAATAACTGTTAAAGAAATGTCCCTCTGAGATAAATtaattgaatttgaaaaaaaagtacttttataCTAGGCTATAATTAGGGTGTTTTTGTTAAGtagcaaattaaaatgttcaatataaGCTACAAATAAGGAAGAATGAtgcaaaatttctgaaaaataaaaaatatgtctgaAACATAAACAGGTGCCTGAAAATTGTGGGCCCAAAATAACTagcaaatatataatttttccaATAAAAGCATGTGTCGTTTACCTGcacatttattattgttttcattaCAGACCAACTGAAAAAAGATTTTGTCttgaaatatagaaaaaaaagaatatcttataaaaatatttcaaaacggAATTGGAAAATTTAAGATTTGTGGtgttaataaagcaaaaaattgaATTGTTGTACCCAAATAATGCGAAAATGAACCATAGTGAAGTCATAACACCTCAAAGAACAAATCTGAGAGTATCATTTCCTgttctgcaataaaaaaagacatttaggatTTAGACTTTCACATGTTGCACATTTAGCTTCTGAAATGAAACAACATTAGTGTGAAGGAGCCATCACTCTATTCGTGaggccttttaaaaaaataggaaagcACTGCAGttgtaacattaaaaatgttcaaacatatTTCTTCATGAAGTGGGTCCCTGATGTCATTATCATTAGAGGCCCATGCAACATTAACCCCTCCTGTGAGAGTGCCTCCTCCGGTTTAAAAACCACAATCACCATTCGTCTATTCAGACTCAAGTCAGCTCCAGAACACTGCAGGCCGTGCATAGCAATTATACGTGGAGGACATGTATACATTGTCTGTTGCAGTTAGCGCATTTGCTATGCATGAAGGTAGAAGCGATGACCTTATTATGTAAAACGAAACCTTCTGTTTCGTCTTCTCCTAGTGCTAGAAGTGAAGTCGGCAGTTCCAGTCATCATGGGGTCCAATATTGGCACTTCTGTCACAAACACCATAGTGGCCATGATGCAAGCTGCAGAGAGAAATGAGTTTCAGCGGTGAGTGAGGAAATGTGGTAAAGCAGAGAACAGACAACAGAGGAGCAGGGAGGATGAAAACGAATCAGTCAAGTGGTAAGTAGGTATGACAAAAAATTGGAAGACGGAATGATAAAAGTGATGAAAGTCGCAGGGGACAAAGCAAGGGGGGGATGATGAGAAAGCATCGGTAGTTGTTTGCTGACTCTCATTGTTAACCTCTGTTTCAGTGTAATTTCAAAATCGTGACAATAATGGCATCAGTCCAAATTGACTCCACAACAGTAAATATCTGGTATAAATAGATACTACACTCAACAGATGCCATGCTATTGTGCCATTTTCTGAAGAAACATATCCAAATTTAGGAATATTTTGGACTCACAGGAAGTCAACAATGAAAGCCTTCACTGCAGCACACAATCCGAGAAGTTCACCCCTGAAAATGATATTTAGGATTAATTACTTTGAGTAGAAGATCAGCTTTATTGGTGGCTGACCCCACAGAACACAGTTAATTATCTTGACCTGTTTCAGCGCCTTCGCCGGAGCAACCATCCATGACTGCTTCAACTGGCTGTCTGTCCTGTTTCTGTTGCCTCTGGAGGCGGTGAGTGGGTTAATGACCCGGCTGTCCCACCTCCTGGTCAGTATCTTACAAATCCAGTCTGGGGAGGACGCCCCCGAGCTTCTAAAGGTCATCACTGAGCCAGTCACAACGCTCATCATACAGGTAAACATGTCAGTGAGGCTGCATTTTCTCAATACTCTCCCTTGTAAAACTGTCCTTCAAAATGCAGTCATGGAGAGACCAAGTGCTGCAACATCAATCTATTTGTTTCCTACACTCCCCTCTTTTTAATTAGGGTCACAGAGGCCCTATTTACCCTCTCCCAGCTGTCTTCAAAAGAGGGGAGGTTACATTCTGAATCCCCAACAGAGGTCCATGAAGACTATCAACATGGTCACTCTTGCTCTGAAAGGCGAATAtagtaatttttgatttgtggcTGGCAGGAAGAGGTGCTGTTGAACCCAAATGTTGGAGACTGGGCTTTGTGGACAGAAATTGAATGTATAATAAACTGACCCAAATATGACacaaaaaattcataaaaaaattcacCAGAAAAAATCATAACtgacaaaacctaaaaaaaaaattcaattccgacagtacccctccccaaaatgGCAGATCCCAGGTgccccaaaacaaaaacacctggGAGAAGAGGGCATAGaggaacaaaaccaaaacaagtcCATGAAAGGGAGCAGCCTCGGCAACCCTCCTCTGGATCAGGAAACATACAAGTGGGACGAGTGGTGAtcaagttgtgggcaggactattggcatggagtaagccttcccatcatccctttgtttacatgctcctCCGCATCTTATAGCCCTTACAACCCTAACAGAACATTACCAGCATTATGAGCAATAGtaaagctatccagccgtacagctaTGAGTCAGacgccagctcagatgaggaaaatgaagacgtacatggatctagtcgtctacaagtggatgcatcagaatggagcggagcagggagcttgcagCTTGCCAATTTTTCTTGCTTGAAATTAGGCTTTCTGACtctactttgatttttttcctttgacaaaagcaaaaaaaacaataataatataagAAAAAGCTCTTAATCAAGGAACTTAGCCTATTAGCATGACAGGCTGGTCATCTTTAACTAGTGGATAATTGAGGGAAACATTCGCTCTGAGTTACAAAACACAGgaaattcttttttaatgaactaatATTCATATTAAGCTTAGTTAAAGACAGCATGATACATTATTAATGTGGAGATCAGGTTTAAAAAGAAGGTTTAGCTTGGATCAGGGACACCTGCTAAAAATTTACATTGGTGCTTCAATACAATCATTAAACTGTTCAAATATTTAactgactattttaataaatgtttatctgattgcaatatatttttgaatacaAGTTCTTTAACCACTAGATAAAACCTATTTTATAATTGTaaagtttttgacaaaatatcaGTGCATTTATTCACATTGCACGTACCTGAAAGCTCTGAAAGCCTTTTCTAATGGAGAAAATAGTTTGGACTTTTTCTAATCATGTTTCTTCACTAtgatttaaaatacttaaactATTTCTCGTTTTCCTTTTAGCTGGAGAAATGTGTGATCACAGGGATTGccatgggaaatgagggcatgAGGAACAGGAGCCTGGTGAAGGAATGGTGCCAGGTATAATCGCTCTGTTGTGCCATTCTTTCCTGCACATTTTGTCACACACAGCATTCGAAGTATTAAAGTCAaacctcttcttctttttccttttttctttcaagtctgCTGGCAATGAGAGTTTTGACAACTGTGGCCTTAATGAGATCCCATTGTCGTCACGTGTTAAATGTAAGTAagatcagtttttgttttttactttttaaaagctaaaaatgaaataaaaatctcaaaatctgttttttttttttcttctattttaggTAAGCATTTGTTTGCATCCACACAGTTGTCAGACCTCACAGTGGGTCTCATTCTCCTGGCTGCTTCTCTGGTGGTCCTCTGCTCATGCTTGCTGCTTCTGGTCAAACTGCTTAACTCTCTTCTTAAAGGTCAAGTCGCAAAAGTCATCCATAAAGTCATTAACACAGGTGAGTTATGAACTTAGCAGCTAAAGTCAGTAATGGAATAGGAGGATTTTTTGGTCCACTCAAACCCGAGTTTAGTAAGACCTAAACACTATTGTTTAAACTGTGTTGTAGTTGTGTAGTGATTGTCTTGTTATTGTATCCTGACAGACTTGCCTTATCCATTTGGGTGGCTGGCGGGATACTGTGCCATGTTTGTGGGTGCAGGCGTCACATTTGTGGTCCAAAGCAGCTCTGTTTTTACTTCAGCCATGACGCCACTGGTAGGTGagtaaagtgttttgttttacctTAAACAACAAGTCtagtttaacataattatgctTTTTCAAGTGGAGCTTTTGTCAAACAGTCAATTTCTTGTCTAAACTGTGTTTTGTTCTCGTTTAGCATCTGTATTacacattatttaaaatgttgaggtcaaacagaaattaatgttaaaaaagattgaaaaacaagaaatatttgctttttttgtgtgattcaAGAATCAACAGGCTTCTGcgctgaaatatattttaagaaataagcttctctaaacatttttcacatatattgttaaaaaaaagtttgttgaaacaaaaatgtaatacttAGCTGAAAATtagccacacacaaaaaaatgagacaCCTTAGCAACATACAAAtctatacataaataaataattaattaattaaattcccAATACCCGTAGAAGTCTTGGGGCTTTAAATACAATTGAAAGTCAAACCAAGttgaattttgcattttttacatattgGATTAGAGCTGTggagaaaaagcctggagccaGATGTgtaccacttcaacatttccaTCTGTAGGTGGCGCACATGTGCTTGTTATACAgtagacaaagaaaaagaagagccACCTTCTGCTTGTCGAGTGTGAACAGCATGAGCTAGGCTCTCGTTCAAGAACACTGGTTTAGCGCATTCTCCAATGCATGTCTTATGCGCTCCTAGTCCGTAATTTGAGAAAGCCATAAATTCAagtactatatatatatatatatatatacaccctTAAAATAATGTACATCATAAGCatatttttgctatatttaaactaagttaaaaactaaaaaggacCAAAACTGTCAGAAATCAGGTTTTTGCTGATTTGcactttaggatttttttcaaatccttttgGTCtggtctttgttttattttttatgtttattgttatttattataGATagcacatttttcttaaagtgaTTGCATCCTTGGGTTTAACTCATATCACAATACAAAGCATGAAGACTTTTCTCCAGTTTCTGCTGGGTTTAGTGGTCAAAGCGAAGGTGCCATATAAAGTTTTGGGGTCATTCTTCTATGTGGCTAGTTTGAAGACCTAAGGTTTTATTTCAGCGCAGGCCTGTGTGGAGGTTATTGCTTATAACATCTTATTAGACTGGACTCTGCCCATGCTGATAATTTGTTCtcggtagaaaaaaaaaaaaaaaaaaacatttgtgcagAGGTTACTTTAGTCAAGTTTATTGCCTGAACTCTGCTGCAGGTATTTCAACCTGGAATCCATGCAATTATTGCGATGTTGGACAGTGATGATGAAGCATGGcggagaaggaaaaagaaagaactgAAAATAATAGCGCTGGGGTTGCAGTGTCGCTCTGATCCAACAGCTCACAAGGTTCTGCATCAAGCTATGGGTGATGCCACAACCCCATAACATCTATAATTGTTATAAATCTTTCAAATCAAATAGAACTGTATTATATTTGTTATGTAACTAATACATTTTGCTCATGTTTTCGATGGCAAAGGGCCACAAATTATCATGTTGACTAATGGTTCGTCTCCTTTCCAGACCATACCAAAAAAGGACGTAAGTTTGTGTATGTCTTCTAAGTGCCTCAGTGAAGTTTTTAAGAAGATGTTGCATAACATGTGTTTTGTAATACTGGCTAATAGAAGCATGCAAAATCAGTGATGAGTGACTCACCAACCTGCTACACAGTAATAAATGTAAGATCGGAATCATTTTGTAATTAACCAAGCTTGAAATTGAAAAAGCCACACACTGTTTTGAGAAAAGAGGGTCATTAATATTACTTAATAGATGATCATAAGTACTTCATATTGAGTTTGAAACTCTCTACGacccccttttttatttcaaaggcTTTAAATTGGCGCAACCAACGGAAAACATCCATTGAAGAACTGAACAGAATGTGTTTCGTCTAACTTGTTTGCAGAGCGCATGATCctattttctgctgtttctccTCCAGGCATTGGTGTCATCAGTCTAGAGAGGGCCTATCCTCTCACCCTCGGCTCCAACATTGGCACCACTGCCACTGCTCTGCTGGCAGCTCTGGCTAGTCCTGGGAATAAACTAGCAGCTGCAATACAGGtaagctgatttttttcctttttttttggaagaaatcTCCATTTTAAAGCCATGTGAGGCTTTTGTAAAGGCTAAAAGTAGACCCCGTTGCCATGGTTTTCAATGCTGGCAAAATGTGGACCATTCCTTAGTTGGGGCACTTCtttggaaaatataaatatctgtTTTCACCCACgagaagaaaagcaaaatctCTACAGAGAATTCTTTAGAGCTCTGCTCCAACACTGACACTCTGCATCTCTCTTTCTTCTTTTAGATTGCTCTCTGTCACCTCTTCTTCAACGTTTTTGGGATCCTGCTTTGGTATCCAATTCCCTTCATGCGCATACCCATAAAGATGGCTCGTGTCCTGGGGGAGCGGACTGCCAAATACCGCTGGTTTGCAGTGCTATACCTGCTTCTCTGTTTCTTGGTCTTTCCATCAATAGTGCTGGGCCTCTCCTTAGCTGGCTGGCGGGTCATGGCCGGTGTTGGGGGTCCTTTTCTGGGGATCACCCTCTTCATCACCACCATAAACGTGATGCAGTCTTGTAGCCCTCGCCATCTGCCCACCAAGCTCCAAAACTGGGACTTCCTGCCTAAGTGGATGCACTCTCTGAAGCCGCTTGACCGCCTGATCACCAGCGCAACCGTCTGCTGCAGAGTCACATGTGAAGAGGGTCAGGATGATGAGAAAGAGGAGCCCATCTTAGAACACCCAGCACCTGTTAGTGTGGAGGAAAAGTCCTCTCAAAGgacagaacagctagcatactcTAACCCGGTGCTAGACTGTCTTGATGAGACGAGTCCAGGCGTGCTGGTTTTTAAATTACGAGGGTTAGAAAGGTGCAACAGCACTCCACtgtgaaaacaaagatattttagAGTCCACAAAAGGTTAAATGGACTCCAACTTAAAATTGTTTGAGTACTCCAAAgggctttgaaaaaaaatagatgtcaTAGTTTCTAGATGTCATTCTATAACCCCTTAGATGTATTATACATCTCTACAGCCATGTGGCAGACAGAAAGCATTGATTTAAGATGAAATGTCTTAAAGTCTTGCTATTAAAGCTCAATGTTGAAAAGAAACCCAAAACAAGGTATAATCTGTACTTAATGGAGGGCTTTGAGGTTCATGATTATCAGTTGAGTAAATGATTGAGCTTTGAGTAAATTAGGCAAGTCAAGCATTCTTTTTGTTATCACTTTGAGTGCAGCAGCATGGATGTGAGTGGCATATTCATCTGAAACTTTACCTAAATTGAGGTTTGGAACTTGTgagcaattaattttttttatcaaccgATTTCTATTAACCTTCGAGCATTATAGTGAAAAGTCTGACTGGCAGAAgctgtttcctgttttgttttttaacgtgAGAAATTCGCTGCATTGCAAAGGTATTAACGTTGTTTTTAAACCCATGAACTCAATTCCACTTGAAGGGGTAGCAGGAAAATAAAATGGCTTTTTACATAAGTCTGAAACTTCCGGCCTCGAGGGTCGATGACCTACATgtgttttccaactaacctgccattgaagctctacattggctaaacacatctgatccaggtaatcagcagaagatgaggcaggatttct contains:
- the slc34a1b gene encoding LOW QUALITY PROTEIN: sodium-dependent phosphate transport protein 2A (The sequence of the model RefSeq protein was modified relative to this genomic sequence to represent the inferred CDS: deleted 2 bases in 1 codon; substituted 1 base at 1 genomic stop codon), yielding MSSRTLAIVSSGQSAGLKDRVLRMHSPQHPKLRLDEDTESGIGSTLDLTGSGEGDCKHTNQPFGSPSLRAADRVPRENETPRQASAASPRKIKQLLISISKVPLLFILLFFFICSLDTLSSAFQLAGGKVAGDIFKDNAVLSNPVAGLVVGILVTVLVQSSSTSTSIVVSLVASGLLEVKSAVPVIMGSNIGTSVTNTIVAMMQAAERNEFQRAFAGATIHDCFNWLSVLFLLPLEAVSGLMTRLSHLLVSILQIQSGEDAPELLKVITEPVTTLIIQLEKCVITGIAMGNEGMRNRSLVKEWCQSAGNESFDNCGLNEIPLSSRVKCKXSVFVFYFLKAKNEIKISKSVFFFSSILGKHLFASTQLSDLTVGLILLAASLVVLCSCLLLLVKLLNSLLKGQVAKVIHKVINTDLPYPFGWLAGYCAMFVGAGVTFVVQSSSVFTSAMTPLVGIGVISLERAYPLTLGSNIGTTATALLAALASPGNKLAAAIQIALCHLFFNVFGILLWYPIPFMRIPIKMARVLGERTAKYRWFAVLYLLLCFLVFPSIVLGLSLAGWRVMAGVGGPFLGITLFITTINVMQSCSPRHLPTKLQNWDFLPKWMHSLKPLDRLITSATVCCRVTCEEGQDDEKEEPILEHPAPVSVEEKSSQRTEQLAYSNPVLDCLDETSPGVLVFKLRGLERCNSTPL